A single region of the Candidatus Thermokryptus mobilis genome encodes:
- the htpX gene encoding zinc metalloprotease HtpX translates to MSNTLKTVFLMTLMMVLFLAVGSAIGGKSGLIIAFVFSLMMNFFAYWFSDKIVLAMYGARQVTEAEAPELYSIIRRLVTKAGMPMPKVYIIPTLTPNAFATGRNPQNAAVAVTEGILRILDRDELEGVLGHELAHIKNRDILTATIVATMVGAITFLARMAQWSLFFFGGGRDRENNASWIAELVLIIVAPIAAVLIQLAISRAREFAADEGGARISGKPLALASALKKLAKGVEVVPMDAKPETAHMFIVNPLRGEGILKLFSTHPPISERVKRLEKLARKMGVYY, encoded by the coding sequence ATGAGCAATACTTTGAAAACTGTCTTTTTGATGACATTAATGATGGTTTTATTTCTTGCGGTTGGAAGTGCGATTGGTGGAAAATCAGGTCTTATAATTGCATTTGTTTTTTCGTTGATGATGAATTTCTTTGCTTATTGGTTTTCCGATAAGATTGTTCTGGCGATGTATGGTGCAAGACAAGTCACGGAAGCGGAAGCGCCGGAGTTGTATTCAATTATTAGACGCTTAGTCACAAAAGCAGGTATGCCTATGCCGAAGGTTTATATAATTCCGACCTTAACACCAAACGCCTTTGCAACTGGGAGAAACCCGCAAAATGCAGCTGTTGCTGTTACTGAGGGAATTTTGAGAATTTTAGATAGAGATGAGCTTGAGGGTGTTCTTGGGCACGAGTTGGCGCATATTAAGAATAGGGATATTTTAACGGCTACGATTGTTGCTACTATGGTTGGTGCTATAACATTTCTTGCTCGCATGGCTCAGTGGTCTTTGTTTTTCTTTGGTGGTGGAAGGGACAGAGAAAATAATGCAAGTTGGATTGCGGAGCTTGTTTTGATAATTGTCGCTCCTATTGCAGCAGTTTTAATTCAGCTTGCTATTTCTCGTGCGAGGGAATTTGCAGCTGATGAGGGTGGAGCGAGGATTTCCGGTAAACCGCTTGCACTTGCAAGTGCGTTAAAGAAACTTGCAAAAGGAGTTGAAGTAGTGCCAATGGATGCAAAACCTGAAACCGCACATATGTTCATTGTTAATCCTCTTCGCGGTGAGGGGATACTTAAACTTTTCTCAACCCATCCGCCGATAAGTGAGAGAGTCAAGCGACTTGAGAAGCTTGCACGTAAGATGGGAGTTTATTATTAA
- a CDS encoding ABC transporter ATP-binding protein yields MLKVENLRKEFSNIVAVDGVSFEVKRGQIFGLLGPNGAGKTTTIRMILDIIKPDSGRITFDGELINEKIKSKIGYLPEERGLYRKTRVLETILYFAQLKGIDKGKANERARYLLSRFGLSDRVNSRIEELSKGNQQKVQIIIAVLHDPELIILDEPFAGLDPVNQELLKEIILELKSQNKAIIFSTHQMEQVEKLCDEICLINRGKPVLSGALEKIKGEFGRDTIHIEFSGDGEDLKWINGVKKVELYPNYAELTVEPGANVGEILKKIVELVDLKKFEVKSPSLYSIFIDVVSDGFGEKSL; encoded by the coding sequence ATGCTTAAGGTTGAAAACCTAAGAAAAGAATTTTCAAATATCGTTGCTGTTGATGGGGTTTCATTTGAAGTAAAAAGAGGTCAAATTTTTGGCTTGCTTGGTCCAAACGGTGCAGGTAAGACAACCACTATAAGAATGATACTTGACATAATTAAACCTGATTCCGGAAGGATAACATTTGATGGTGAGTTAATCAACGAGAAAATAAAAAGTAAAATTGGTTATCTTCCCGAGGAACGTGGACTTTACAGAAAGACACGTGTATTGGAAACAATACTTTATTTTGCGCAATTGAAGGGCATTGATAAAGGTAAGGCAAATGAAAGAGCGAGATATCTGCTTTCAAGGTTTGGTCTAAGCGATAGGGTAAATAGTAGGATTGAAGAACTTTCAAAGGGGAATCAGCAAAAGGTTCAGATAATAATAGCCGTTCTTCACGATCCGGAGCTCATCATTCTTGATGAGCCGTTTGCAGGTCTTGACCCAGTAAATCAGGAACTGTTAAAGGAAATTATACTTGAGTTGAAGTCGCAAAATAAGGCGATTATTTTTTCAACTCATCAAATGGAACAAGTTGAAAAGCTTTGTGATGAAATTTGTCTTATAAACAGAGGAAAACCTGTGCTCTCGGGAGCCCTTGAGAAGATCAAGGGGGAATTCGGAAGGGATACAATTCATATTGAATTTTCCGGGGATGGCGAAGATTTAAAGTGGATCAATGGTGTTAAAAAAGTTGAACTTTATCCAAATTATGCGGAATTGACGGTTGAGCCGGGTGCAAATGTCGGTGAGATTTTGAAAAAAATTGTTGAACTTGTTGATTTGAAGAAGTTTGAGGTTAAATCGCCATCTTTGTATTCAATTTTCATTGATGTTGTAAGCGATGGTTTCGGTGAGAAAAGTTTGTAA
- the asnS gene encoding asparagine--tRNA ligase codes for MLPEVYIENLSQYVGKEVKIYGWVYNKRSSGKIRFVLVRDGTGILQCVMAKGETPDEVFDKYDVLTQETSLIVSGIVNEDKRAPGGYELHIKDIQVIHIAQDYPITPKEHGIDFLMDHRHLWLRSRRPHAVLKIRHRLVKAIRDFFDSRGFVLIDAPILTPASCEGTTTLFETDYFDLGKAYLSQSGQLYVEAAAMAFGKVYCFGPTFRAEKSKTRRHLTEFWMVEPEVAFYELEEIMNLAEEFVEYIVARVLETSKREFEVLERNTEPLEKIIRPFPRISYNDAVEILKKNGINFQWGNDFGNTDETVISQQFEKPVIVHRYPAAVKAFYMKRDPQDETYALSFDMLAPEGYGEIIGGSQREDDYETLLKRIKEHNLPIDAFDWYLDLRKYGSVPHSGFGLGVERTLAWICGLDHVRETIPFPRMIYRIKP; via the coding sequence ATGCTTCCAGAGGTGTATATTGAAAATTTATCGCAGTATGTGGGAAAAGAGGTAAAAATTTATGGCTGGGTTTATAATAAAAGGTCAAGCGGTAAAATTCGCTTTGTTCTTGTTCGCGATGGGACAGGGATTTTGCAGTGTGTTATGGCAAAGGGTGAAACTCCGGATGAGGTTTTTGATAAGTATGATGTTTTAACCCAAGAGACATCTTTAATAGTTAGCGGGATAGTCAATGAGGATAAAAGAGCGCCTGGTGGTTATGAGCTTCACATAAAGGATATTCAAGTGATACATATAGCGCAGGATTATCCTATAACTCCGAAGGAACATGGGATTGATTTTTTAATGGATCATCGCCATTTGTGGCTTCGTTCAAGAAGACCTCATGCTGTTTTGAAGATAAGGCATCGTCTCGTTAAAGCAATCAGGGATTTTTTTGATTCAAGAGGTTTCGTTTTGATTGATGCGCCGATTTTGACTCCAGCAAGTTGTGAGGGGACAACCACACTTTTTGAAACGGATTACTTTGACCTTGGCAAGGCGTATCTTTCTCAATCGGGTCAGCTTTATGTTGAAGCTGCTGCAATGGCCTTTGGGAAGGTTTATTGTTTCGGTCCGACTTTTAGAGCGGAAAAATCAAAAACGAGAAGACATTTGACTGAATTTTGGATGGTTGAACCTGAGGTTGCTTTCTATGAGCTTGAAGAAATAATGAACCTTGCGGAGGAATTTGTTGAATATATAGTTGCGCGTGTCCTTGAAACAAGTAAAAGGGAATTTGAGGTGCTTGAAAGAAATACCGAACCGCTTGAAAAGATAATTAGACCTTTCCCGAGGATTTCATACAACGATGCGGTTGAAATTTTAAAGAAAAATGGAATTAATTTTCAATGGGGAAATGATTTTGGCAACACTGATGAAACTGTCATCTCACAACAGTTTGAGAAACCAGTTATAGTTCATCGTTATCCAGCCGCTGTTAAGGCATTTTATATGAAAAGAGACCCGCAAGATGAAACATATGCTCTTTCTTTTGACATGCTTGCCCCAGAAGGATATGGTGAAATAATCGGAGGAAGTCAGAGGGAGGATGATTACGAGACATTGTTGAAAAGAATTAAAGAGCATAATTTACCTATAGATGCTTTTGATTGGTATCTTGACCTGAGGAAATACGGCAGTGTCCCGCATTCCGGTTTTGGGCTTGGAGTTGAAAGAACGCTTGCTTGGATTTGTGGACTTGATCATGTTAGAGAGACAATTCCTTTCCCGAGGATGATCTACAGAATAAAACCATAG
- a CDS encoding protein-glutamate methylesterase/protein-glutamine glutaminase, producing the protein MSERKIKVLVVDDSAFMRKAISMMLESDPEIEVVATARDGSEAIDRIKALKPDIVTLDVEMPRMDGLTALKIIMKECPLPVLMVSSLTTEGARVTLEALKLGAVDFIPKQLSYVSLDIVKIKDELIQKVKSIVNSKFIRRKIYKYEVESIRKEKFRPVKREFELVAIGVSTGGPVALQEVLSKIPADFPVGIVIAQHMPPNFTRLLAERLNSISKIEVREASDGDVVRSRLALVAQGGRNLVFEKNGGNKIVRIVDFPDTLYKPSVDLMMSSASDVFGDKVLGVIMTGMGKDGLEGLRKVKEKGGYVIAQDEETSVVWGMPKAVVDAGLADSILPLEKIGEAISKVVLKMGD; encoded by the coding sequence ATGTCGGAGAGAAAAATAAAAGTTCTGGTCGTTGATGACTCCGCCTTTATGAGGAAAGCTATTTCAATGATGCTTGAGTCGGACCCTGAGATAGAAGTTGTCGCAACCGCAAGAGATGGGTCTGAAGCAATTGACAGGATAAAAGCACTTAAACCTGACATTGTCACCCTTGATGTGGAGATGCCAAGGATGGATGGATTAACGGCTTTGAAAATTATAATGAAGGAATGCCCACTTCCAGTTCTCATGGTCAGCTCACTTACAACAGAGGGTGCAAGGGTGACGCTTGAGGCACTTAAACTCGGGGCAGTTGATTTCATACCAAAACAACTTTCTTATGTCTCGCTTGACATAGTGAAAATTAAAGACGAATTGATTCAAAAAGTAAAATCCATAGTAAACAGCAAATTCATCCGAAGGAAAATTTACAAATACGAGGTTGAAAGTATCAGAAAGGAAAAATTTAGACCTGTTAAAAGAGAGTTTGAGCTTGTCGCTATTGGTGTATCAACAGGAGGTCCTGTTGCGCTTCAGGAGGTTTTGTCAAAGATACCGGCTGACTTTCCAGTTGGGATTGTAATAGCACAGCATATGCCTCCTAATTTTACAAGATTACTTGCCGAAAGGTTAAACTCAATAAGTAAGATTGAAGTTCGTGAAGCAAGTGACGGTGATGTTGTAAGGTCTAGACTTGCTCTTGTTGCACAAGGTGGAAGAAATTTAGTTTTTGAAAAAAACGGCGGGAATAAAATAGTTCGGATAGTTGATTTTCCAGATACACTTTACAAACCGTCGGTTGATTTGATGATGAGTTCAGCTTCGGATGTTTTCGGGGATAAAGTTTTGGGAGTGATAATGACTGGGATGGGTAAAGATGGGCTTGAAGGTTTGAGAAAGGTTAAAGAGAAAGGGGGATATGTCATAGCGCAGGATGAGGAGACATCCGTTGTTTGGGGTATGCCGAAAGCGGTCGTTGATGCCGGGCTTGCAGATAGCATCCTACCTTTGGAGAAAATTGGGGAAGCCATATCAAAGGTTGTTTTAAAAATGGGGGATTAA
- a CDS encoding chemotaxis protein CheA: MSTPAIFDDEMKEIVESFIVETKELLDKLDNDLIELEKRQNDVELLNAIFRYVHTIKGTSSFIGFEQMSELTHKFEDVLNKLRRFELKLNPEIMDVILEAQDLMKILLSKLEANDLSPIDISGVVSKLERISRGEFLIEEDIEKASVDNTSQRLQSKVIDKTVRIDVERLDELMNLVGELVLGRNRLSQIVSGVVERFEGESLARELMDTVAQVDYLTSELQAVVMRARMMPIAKVFSKFPRIVRDLSRDLNKEVDLLIYGEETEVDKSVIEFIHDPLVHLIRNAIDHGIETPQERKAIGKPEKGKVILRAEHEGNFIVITVEDDGRGIDPERVRRKAVEKKIITEQEASSISDRDALNLIFLPGFSTASKVTNVSGRGVGLDVVKANITKLNGMIDVQSTLGQGTKFILKLPLTLAIIQGLLVDVCGEIFIIPLSSVIEVVRIPQIQVHSIKGKEIIRLRDSVLPLIRLANVFNLSSNGDYKENLYVVVVGLAEKKLGIVVDGLVGQKEVVIKSLGSYLNNVRGIAGATILGDGTVRMIVDVAQIFKMSAENSYSFIV; encoded by the coding sequence ATGTCAACCCCGGCAATTTTTGATGATGAAATGAAAGAGATAGTTGAAAGTTTTATCGTTGAGACAAAGGAACTTCTGGATAAACTTGACAATGATTTGATTGAGCTTGAGAAAAGACAAAACGATGTTGAGCTTTTAAATGCGATCTTTCGTTATGTTCATACTATTAAAGGAACTTCTTCGTTTATCGGTTTTGAGCAGATGAGCGAGTTGACCCATAAGTTTGAGGATGTGTTGAACAAATTGCGAAGGTTTGAATTGAAGTTGAACCCTGAGATAATGGATGTGATTCTTGAGGCGCAGGATTTGATGAAGATTTTACTTTCAAAGCTTGAGGCAAATGATTTAAGCCCGATTGATATAAGCGGTGTTGTTTCAAAACTTGAAAGAATAAGTCGTGGTGAATTTTTAATTGAAGAAGATATTGAGAAAGCTTCGGTTGACAATACATCGCAGAGATTGCAATCAAAGGTTATTGACAAGACGGTGAGAATTGATGTTGAACGGCTTGACGAGTTGATGAACCTTGTAGGCGAGCTCGTTCTTGGGAGAAACAGGTTATCGCAGATAGTTTCTGGGGTTGTTGAGAGATTTGAGGGTGAGTCGCTTGCCCGTGAGCTTATGGATACGGTAGCTCAGGTTGATTATTTAACTTCCGAGCTTCAAGCTGTTGTAATGCGTGCAAGGATGATGCCAATTGCGAAAGTTTTCAGTAAGTTCCCGCGCATTGTCAGAGACCTTTCAAGGGATTTGAATAAGGAGGTGGATCTTTTAATTTATGGTGAAGAAACTGAGGTTGACAAATCTGTTATAGAGTTCATACACGATCCACTTGTTCATTTGATAAGGAATGCAATTGACCATGGAATTGAAACGCCACAGGAGAGAAAAGCGATCGGGAAACCGGAGAAGGGTAAAGTTATTTTGAGAGCTGAACACGAGGGAAATTTCATCGTTATAACAGTTGAAGACGATGGTCGTGGCATAGACCCTGAAAGGGTTAGAAGAAAAGCGGTTGAAAAAAAGATTATAACAGAGCAAGAGGCAAGTTCAATAAGTGATAGGGATGCTTTGAATTTGATTTTTTTGCCTGGGTTTAGCACAGCAAGCAAAGTGACAAATGTTTCAGGTCGCGGTGTTGGGCTTGATGTTGTAAAGGCGAATATAACGAAATTGAATGGGATGATTGATGTTCAATCAACCTTGGGTCAAGGGACAAAATTTATACTGAAATTGCCTCTTACGCTTGCCATAATTCAAGGTCTGCTTGTTGATGTCTGTGGTGAAATTTTTATAATACCGCTTTCATCTGTAATTGAAGTTGTTAGAATCCCACAAATACAGGTTCATTCAATCAAAGGTAAGGAGATAATAAGATTGAGGGATTCGGTTCTTCCGCTTATTAGATTGGCGAATGTTTTCAATTTGAGTTCAAATGGTGATTATAAAGAGAATCTTTATGTTGTCGTTGTTGGTCTTGCCGAAAAGAAGCTCGGAATAGTGGTTGATGGATTGGTCGGTCAAAAAGAAGTGGTTATAAAATCGCTCGGTTCGTATCTTAATAATGTAAGGGGAATAGCTGGGGCGACGATCCTTGGTGATGGGACAGTTAGGATGATCGTTGATGTGGCTCAAATTTTCAAAATGTCGGCTGAAAACTCGTATAGTTTCATAGTTTAA
- a CDS encoding protein phosphatase CheZ has protein sequence MVNGETKLVKQVDSILREIEELKAIFILGQKVIPFLEELFNFVREVGPMLDEINKSLEESSNKIPRASNQLNTVTKTTEVATTEILDALDQMSLKFGEMRGFINAMRQSYEKQKKIAGRIGRYIERGEFDKVSQNWVKFYTAFKSFNGFDDILEKLSDVKRDADNIMVALQFQDITAQQISAINHLIESVQERLNHLLGKLGNLDIKKDSSVSGRNVTSFNPNAEYDRTGAKQKAIDKILNGIIERDEGDRASQEEIDKLFNKSEKIKSGEGDVNPGNF, from the coding sequence ATGGTGAATGGTGAAACAAAATTAGTGAAGCAAGTTGATTCAATTTTGCGGGAGATAGAAGAGTTAAAGGCGATATTTATCCTCGGTCAGAAGGTTATACCTTTTCTTGAGGAGTTGTTCAATTTCGTCCGAGAGGTTGGTCCGATGCTTGATGAGATAAACAAGTCGCTTGAAGAGAGCTCAAATAAGATTCCTCGGGCATCAAATCAACTTAACACGGTTACGAAAACGACGGAGGTTGCGACGACGGAAATTCTTGATGCACTTGACCAGATGAGCTTGAAATTTGGCGAGATGAGGGGTTTTATAAATGCCATGAGGCAATCTTACGAAAAGCAGAAAAAAATTGCGGGGAGGATTGGGAGATACATTGAGAGAGGTGAATTTGATAAAGTTTCTCAAAATTGGGTTAAGTTTTATACGGCGTTTAAATCGTTCAATGGGTTTGATGATATACTTGAAAAGCTTTCAGATGTGAAGAGGGATGCTGATAACATAATGGTTGCTTTGCAGTTTCAGGACATAACGGCTCAACAAATATCAGCAATAAATCATCTTATAGAGTCAGTTCAAGAGAGATTGAATCATCTGCTTGGGAAACTCGGTAATCTTGATATTAAAAAGGATTCTTCCGTCTCGGGTAGGAATGTCACTTCTTTTAACCCTAATGCTGAATATGATAGGACCGGGGCAAAGCAGAAAGCGATTGATAAGATTTTAAATGGTATCATTGAAAGAGATGAGGGGGATAGGGCATCCCAAGAGGAAATAGATAAACTTTTCAATAAGAGCGAGAAAATAAAAAGCGGTGAGGGAGATGTCAACCCCGGCAATTTTTGA
- a CDS encoding chemotaxis response regulator CheY, with amino-acid sequence MEEGKIRFLVVDDSPTMRRIVINALKNIGYTDIVEAEDGKDALAKLYSERIDFIITDWNMPNMTGLELTRAVRSDPNFANIPILMVTTRGMKQDVIEALEARVNNYIVKPFTPQVLKEKIEQILKTV; translated from the coding sequence ATGGAAGAGGGGAAGATAAGATTTCTTGTTGTTGACGATTCACCCACGATGAGAAGGATAGTGATCAACGCCTTGAAGAACATTGGTTACACTGATATTGTTGAGGCAGAAGATGGAAAGGATGCGCTTGCGAAGTTATATTCGGAGAGAATTGATTTCATAATAACCGACTGGAATATGCCAAATATGACCGGTCTTGAGCTTACAAGAGCTGTTAGGTCGGATCCAAATTTTGCAAATATCCCCATTCTCATGGTGACAACTCGTGGTATGAAACAGGATGTCATTGAGGCACTTGAAGCGAGGGTGAATAACTACATAGTCAAGCCATTTACTCCGCAAGTGTTGAAGGAAAAGATAGAACAAATCTTGAAAACAGTTTAA
- a CDS encoding response regulator translates to MARTILVVDDSPTIRKFVSLALENMGYNVITASDGMEVFEVLGRVDNVDLIITDLNMPNLDGFELIKTLRSDERFKDIPIIILSSLSDGKSIDMGLKLGANSYLVKPFNAKRVQYEVSKYLN, encoded by the coding sequence ATGGCAAGAACAATCCTTGTTGTTGATGATTCACCCACGATAAGAAAATTTGTTTCACTTGCGCTTGAAAATATGGGATACAATGTCATCACTGCTTCAGATGGGATGGAGGTCTTTGAGGTTCTTGGAAGGGTTGATAATGTTGATCTGATAATAACCGATCTTAACATGCCAAATCTTGATGGTTTTGAACTTATAAAAACGCTTCGTTCGGATGAAAGGTTTAAGGATATACCGATAATCATACTTTCGTCACTTTCGGATGGTAAAAGTATTGATATGGGTTTAAAGCTTGGCGCAAATTCTTACCTTGTTAAACCGTTCAATGCAAAGCGAGTTCAATATGAGGTTTCAAAATATCTAAACTAA
- a CDS encoding CheR family methyltransferase, with the protein MRKLFVMTSQFTNRTSSSDVVLRDDEFFELRGFILRVSGIFFPDSKRYFIESRLKKRVEQLGLSSFREYIDFLRFSPYRGKELDILFGLITVNETYFFRDELQLKAIEENILPELINSKPRNGFRRLRIWSAGCSTGEEPYTIAMIFLEKIQPKFPDVVVEIIGTDINGSVLEVAKIGVYGNYSVRFVPENYLSRFFEIKGDKFYLRDEVKRLVRFERVNLVDKFQMLGMKGFDLVLLRNVLIYFDEGARREVVSLIYDSLNRGGYLMVGYSESLRNVTKAFKVVYFEKAVAYKKE; encoded by the coding sequence ATGAGAAAGCTTTTTGTGATGACATCGCAATTTACAAATAGGACATCTTCCTCAGATGTTGTTCTCAGGGATGATGAATTTTTTGAATTGCGGGGGTTCATTTTGCGCGTCTCTGGTATATTCTTTCCTGATAGCAAAAGATATTTTATAGAGTCACGGCTTAAAAAGAGAGTTGAGCAGTTAGGTTTGTCCTCGTTTAGGGAGTATATTGATTTTTTGAGGTTTTCACCGTATAGGGGTAAAGAACTTGATATTTTGTTCGGGTTGATAACCGTCAACGAGACATATTTTTTCAGGGATGAGTTGCAATTAAAAGCAATTGAAGAGAACATTTTGCCCGAGTTGATAAATTCAAAGCCGAGGAATGGTTTTAGGCGTTTGAGGATATGGAGTGCGGGTTGCTCAACGGGTGAAGAGCCCTATACGATAGCGATGATTTTTCTTGAGAAGATCCAGCCGAAATTTCCAGATGTTGTGGTTGAAATAATTGGAACTGACATCAATGGTTCTGTCCTTGAGGTTGCGAAGATAGGAGTATATGGAAATTATTCGGTTAGGTTCGTCCCAGAAAATTATCTGAGTAGATTCTTTGAGATCAAGGGGGATAAATTTTATTTGAGGGATGAGGTTAAACGGCTTGTTCGTTTTGAGCGGGTTAATTTGGTTGATAAGTTTCAGATGCTGGGGATGAAGGGTTTTGACCTTGTGCTATTGCGAAATGTTTTGATTTATTTTGATGAAGGTGCAAGAAGAGAAGTTGTCTCTTTAATTTACGATTCGCTCAATAGAGGTGGTTATCTTATGGTTGGGTATTCTGAAAGTTTGAGAAATGTGACAAAGGCGTTTAAAGTGGTTTATTTTGAAAAAGCAGTAGCATATAAAAAAGAGTGA
- a CDS encoding HEAT repeat domain-containing protein yields the protein MRAFDVILKGLDSFDPDERRASVEAIVKFGDREGVIEKLIGLLRDKDKGVRDAVAQSLLSIASDFEGMKKKIVESVCELMCFDDIGLKNLSSELLVKLGEDAVPSLLSLANHEDKDIRKMAIDVLGLIGDEKTEDFLIGKLNDPDPNVVVSVIEALGNVGGGKTVEFLIDSFEKFEFAQIQIVESLGKIAERFHGSEFLKLIHEFLINLFDQVDDPILKGAIIESLGKVGDKSLVDFLINLVNDENKAIQKMAVISIVKICSRDGCNFKSNRHFFKFFFQRAKEIFYNSDDTSFKIDLLKFLSKWCDFDEVKGFLINVSLTSFDEVSSVAFDIIKSDAEKFISYALNDSSITGDKFVKLIGEIFYAKREILIDLGEEIKNVIAERILSVFDLVSPNEKVLIFEVLPFLSPDAFAKALPYFQKDPVVRIYLT from the coding sequence ATGAGGGCTTTTGATGTGATTTTAAAAGGTCTTGACTCTTTTGACCCAGATGAGCGAAGGGCATCTGTTGAGGCGATAGTTAAATTTGGCGATAGGGAGGGAGTTATTGAAAAGTTGATCGGGCTTTTGAGGGATAAAGATAAAGGCGTGAGAGATGCAGTTGCGCAATCGCTTTTGTCAATAGCCAGTGATTTTGAAGGTATGAAAAAGAAAATCGTTGAAAGTGTATGTGAGTTGATGTGCTTTGATGATATTGGCTTAAAAAACCTTTCCTCTGAACTTCTCGTTAAGCTTGGGGAAGATGCTGTTCCCTCGCTTTTGAGTTTGGCAAATCATGAGGACAAAGATATAAGAAAAATGGCAATTGATGTTTTGGGATTGATAGGAGATGAGAAAACGGAGGATTTTTTGATTGGGAAACTAAACGATCCAGATCCAAATGTTGTGGTCTCGGTTATTGAAGCGCTTGGAAATGTCGGCGGTGGGAAAACGGTTGAGTTTTTAATTGATTCATTTGAGAAGTTTGAGTTTGCGCAAATTCAAATCGTTGAGTCGCTTGGTAAAATAGCTGAGAGATTTCACGGGAGTGAGTTTTTAAAATTGATCCATGAATTTCTCATCAACTTGTTTGACCAAGTTGATGACCCGATACTTAAAGGTGCAATTATTGAATCGCTCGGGAAGGTCGGGGATAAATCGTTGGTTGATTTTTTAATCAATCTCGTCAATGATGAGAACAAGGCGATTCAAAAGATGGCAGTGATATCAATTGTTAAGATTTGTTCTCGTGACGGATGCAATTTTAAGTCAAACAGACATTTCTTCAAGTTTTTCTTCCAAAGGGCGAAGGAAATTTTTTACAACAGCGATGACACAAGTTTTAAAATTGACCTTTTGAAGTTTTTGTCAAAGTGGTGTGATTTTGATGAGGTGAAGGGCTTTTTAATCAATGTCTCCTTGACATCTTTTGATGAGGTTTCTTCAGTTGCCTTTGATATAATAAAGTCGGATGCGGAGAAATTTATAAGTTATGCGTTAAATGATAGTTCAATTACAGGTGATAAATTTGTAAAGTTAATCGGTGAGATTTTTTATGCTAAGAGGGAGATTTTGATTGATTTGGGGGAGGAAATCAAAAATGTCATCGCCGAGAGAATTCTTTCCGTTTTTGACTTGGTAAGTCCTAATGAAAAGGTGTTGATTTTTGAAGTTCTGCCGTTTTTAAGCCCGGATGCATTTGCCAAGGCGTTGCCTTATTTTCAGAAAGACCCAGTTGTAAGGATTTATTTAACTTAA